One Thermodesulfobacteriota bacterium genomic region harbors:
- the polX gene encoding DNA polymerase/3'-5' exonuclease PolX, with product MKKNREIAEIFERIADILDLLEENPFRIRAYRNAARSISDLSSDIEDMARRDELSKIPGVGSDLAGKIKEYIEHGKIRDYEELKKKVPDGLVELLGIQGLGPKTLSKLNKELGIKNLDDLRAALDGEEILKLRGMGEKKVQDIKRGIEIFQQSTERILLGIALPLAEEIIEEISKIPGTEGTIAAGSLRRMRETIGDIDILTMADDGEKVVKAFTQLTLVKNVLAAGDTKGSIITKDGIQVDLRVVAPESYGAALQYFTGSKAHNVKLRTIALRKGFKINEYGLFRGEERVAGETEEEIYKILGMPWIPPEIREDNGEIEAALNKTLPDLVELDDIKGDLQMHSKWSDGKTGVEEMALRAKELGYQYIAITDHSPSSRIARGLSIERLYEEKKEVEQINKKLKGIRILMGAEVDIKSDGSLDYPDEVLKDLDMVLVSVHSGFKMDRNSMTKRITTALKNPLVHILGHPTGRLIGERDPYEVDIDEVIKTAKAYGKAIEVNASYFRLDLNDINARKAADSGVKIVISTDAHHPDQLYAMRFGVGTARRGWVEKKDVINSLGLNQLMGWLSKVRNK from the coding sequence ATGAAAAAGAATAGAGAGATTGCCGAGATATTCGAGAGAATAGCGGACATACTCGACCTACTCGAAGAAAACCCGTTCAGGATTAGGGCCTACAGAAATGCGGCGCGGAGCATATCCGACCTTAGCAGTGACATCGAGGATATGGCCAGGAGGGACGAGCTTTCCAAGATCCCCGGGGTGGGAAGCGACCTCGCCGGAAAGATCAAAGAATACATAGAGCATGGAAAGATACGCGATTATGAGGAACTGAAAAAGAAAGTACCCGATGGGCTGGTAGAACTTTTAGGCATTCAGGGGCTCGGCCCGAAGACCCTCTCTAAGTTAAACAAGGAACTCGGTATTAAAAACCTGGACGACCTCAGGGCAGCCTTGGATGGAGAGGAGATTTTGAAGCTTCGGGGCATGGGCGAGAAGAAGGTTCAGGATATAAAACGGGGAATCGAGATCTTCCAGCAAAGCACGGAAAGAATACTCCTGGGAATAGCGCTCCCACTGGCAGAAGAAATAATTGAGGAGATCAGCAAGATTCCGGGGACTGAAGGAACCATTGCCGCCGGTTCGTTGAGACGGATGAGAGAAACTATAGGAGACATCGACATACTGACCATGGCCGACGACGGAGAGAAGGTGGTGAAGGCATTTACTCAACTCACCCTGGTCAAAAACGTGCTGGCGGCGGGCGATACCAAGGGGAGTATAATCACCAAGGATGGGATCCAAGTTGACCTTCGCGTCGTCGCACCCGAATCCTACGGAGCCGCGCTTCAATACTTCACCGGGTCAAAAGCACACAACGTGAAATTGAGGACCATAGCCCTCCGTAAGGGTTTTAAGATAAACGAGTATGGCTTATTCCGGGGCGAAGAAAGAGTAGCCGGTGAAACTGAAGAGGAGATTTATAAGATACTGGGCATGCCCTGGATTCCACCGGAAATTAGAGAGGATAACGGAGAGATAGAAGCAGCTTTGAATAAAACCCTGCCAGACCTGGTGGAGCTGGATGATATAAAAGGAGACCTCCAGATGCATTCCAAGTGGAGCGACGGCAAAACCGGCGTCGAGGAGATGGCTCTTCGGGCAAAAGAGCTTGGATATCAATACATCGCCATAACCGACCACTCCCCTTCCTCCCGGATTGCCAGGGGGCTTTCTATAGAAAGACTATACGAGGAGAAAAAAGAAGTTGAGCAAATAAACAAAAAACTTAAAGGAATCAGGATACTCATGGGAGCGGAGGTGGACATAAAGAGCGACGGCTCTCTCGACTATCCCGACGAGGTTCTAAAGGATTTAGATATGGTGCTGGTATCGGTGCACAGCGGTTTTAAGATGGATAGAAATTCCATGACCAAGCGGATAACAACGGCACTAAAGAATCCCCTCGTACATATACTCGGCCACCCAACCGGAAGGTTGATCGGAGAGAGAGACCCCTATGAAGTGGATATAGATGAGGTCATTAAAACGGCTAAGGCTTACGGTAAGGCAATCGAGGTGAATGCCTCCTACTTCCGGCTTGATTTAAACGATATCAACGCCAGAAAGGCGGCCGACTCCGGGGTTAAAATAGTTATTTCGA